From Rhopalosiphum padi isolate XX-2018 chromosome 2, ASM2088224v1, whole genome shotgun sequence:
CTTCATCgttttgtttaatgtatattttgtgcATAGTTTTGAGCAGACAAATATGTGTCCAAAAATCATCATTTAAAGACTTGTTCTCTAAACCAGCAATATTCCAACTAAAATTGTCTGACGTTAACTGTTTTccattaattgttaatttagtaatatttaaattagttaagttgtattcatttttagccCATTTCATCCAAGTTAGAACTTGCACCTAAATCAAATATAACATCAagataatcttttatttttataaataccaataattGTAGTActgtaattttttacaatataatgttcactatagacatttaaagattacaataattacatgAGCTCTAATATTCTAACGTTGATATGTAAAAATTTACCATGTAAATCAAAATAAGGAAACTATTAGTAGATAACAACAgtgttaacataattaattattttaaatataaatttaattttaaattttaatatgtgtctaaaaagaaatttatttattaaatcaaaatcaaaattatcttcTAAAAGCAATTAATTGAAACCATGTgtcagtttaatataatatatacctaagatattatttattaaggctattttagtgtatttaaataataataataataattataatacaatacctatattGAAAGTTAACTTGTATTATACTCTAGGAGATTATCCTATTTTTtccagtttaatattaatattattattattctttatatttataaataaatctattatatattttttgaatgaatCAAACAACTATATACAGTAGCGTAACTTAAAAATTTGGGCTTGTGAGCAAAATCTTAAATTGAAATCCCTTATCCAGACATTAGAGGGGTCTCACTGTCTAAGGGAAGAGAGTGAAATTCTAGCAATTCTTTAGCAATTAATCttaccaaaattattttatacattttttaaaaatattgttgcatGTTTTGtcttttattaattcaaaactgtataataattttgaattattaaaaaataaaataatagtttaatagtttactataaatgtattattaaaagaaaaacattgtattaattCATGCTCCCCAAGCAAACGGGGCTGGGTGCACCCATTACTCATACCCACTGATCCTACTTAGTTACACTACTAAgtatatacctaagtatattatacaatattatcacttattaattaggtatatacctacttgATCCCATTTACATGGATCTTCAGGTAATTCTAATCTTTTGTAAAACTCTTGCTCAACAATCCAACAATAACCGTTTTTATCAAACACTTTGCAATTTTCATTATCAAATGTTCCAGCATTTGTTCTCTTACCAATCACAAAAACGGTCTCATGCCACTCTGCAGACTCCATCTAtagatttaaatgattattctaaaatatttttattataaaaatgtctcttatttaaaatacaaaaaatgcatatatatacatataggtattgcTAATCATAGacctataaaatagtttaatccATAGGCCTATGGGTAGCCGTCTAAGCACACCcacctaaattattatacacttttattctatagttactaataagtaaacataacataatatgcaataactaataaacttactaaaatacaaaaaataaaaataaagacataTTATACTTTGAAGGTCTATGGCATTGtggtgtttttaatttaataatattatattaattattaaatattaataatataattaatattaaaaatttaaaatatttgtttacaacTATCTAACTATATAAAGATACTATAATAGCCACAAAACGACAGAACGACACAGAATAGACTATAgtctgataagtgataacataacaataacataaataactatAGATTTCATTTGGTTATCGTATTcgttaaatgttatattgtttatgtagaattttttttttttacatgattgcgtgacatttaaaaaaaaatatactacagtattagtagtagtagtagtagacagtagtagtaataatagtgtatttttaaatatataatcatatttagaAGACTTGAATTTTCTTCTGaatattctgaataatataAGCAAATTATATCGATTTCTCGGGCTTACAAGGTCAGTTCAAAGAAGTGTGCATGTCTGTGCTTGTCAAACACTTATAATACCACTTGAACAATGTCATCAAAACCAATATtgttaaaggtttttttaatactttgatTTGTTAATTGTAAAGTATTTTTGTGATTTTCTTATTTCAGGAGAAACCATTTGTCGACATGGAAGACATCAATATACAAATTGAACcatgtaaaacatattttagtgaTGGATGTGTTGAAACTGCAGGAACTGATGAAACAGATTTACTGAGAGGAGAATCAAAAACTGATTCAAATGAATCTGttagtattattgttaatatgatgtttaatacttatgtataattttgaaaattaaaattatagactaATAATTGGCCATCATGGTTACTTACAAAATCAGCAGTAATTGGTTCTAGTGCATTGAATACAGTTGATTACCTCGGGGAATCTTTGGCTAATTTTTTTGGTATCACTACACCTAAATATCAATTCGAAATAAATTATCACAACAACATAATGCAAGAAGTAAgtgctattaatttaaaaataatttaacattattattagatttcacagaaattttattatttttgttaggttTATACAAGTTAGTTTGTAGTACAAGTAAGTATAGTTATTTTAGAGACTTATCCGAAAAACCCTTTCCTATTTGTGGCATTCCATTTAAATCTCATAAAAAATACAAGCTAAGTGTTTTTAGTAGTAGTAAAGTAACATTTCCATTGCTGCTGCTATGCGCGGAAGCCCATCTCAGTTTACCCTGAGACAAAGTATAcagaatatgttaaaaaattaaaaatctatttaatataataattttattgaaaatatagatatatttcataattcatggacttaaaaactattgattttcgaataaactaaattaaatgtataagtcACATTATTAATCAACAAATTACGATCACAGAGCAAAAAATGATCCCAACTTTGAActgatttataacatattttaagaaataatacgtGTATTCTCAGAATCCATACATAGTGGAAAAATCCAGCTTTTTTTAGATAAgtctaaattttataaattaattaattaattcaaaatatttaatacatttctcacgttgaaaatatttatactctataaaaactatatatgattatttaaaagtagaaaACATTAATTACTGTACAAATGAAGAATTGGAATGGTAATTGTAATTCAAATTGTATCAAAAGGAAGTTAATCAAagttagtttatataaaattataaaatttacagaATGATTCATTTTTAGGAACACTCAATATCTCTCCTTATATCCAAACATTGCTTTAACTAATGGTTAGGTTAAAGAATATTAAGTGCTCTGTAATAATagttaacaaatacatttttttattattactactttaattagctatcaataatatatattatataatgtttttgattttgagTGCAAAGTTAGTCAGTAATTTTGTTCAGTGATTGGACCAAAGATTGGTTTTGTACTTATGCGACATAAAATTGGGGTAAAATCATCCCAAGGTTATTAAGTAAATGAAGGTAAACCAAGTCGAATGTTAATTTACCTAAATTATcggcatttttattattataaattccgaTTTGTCTAGAAACTAAGAAGTTAAATTAAGTGATTTGattgattgaaaaaattaatcattgatttgatacaaaaatataagaaagGTTAATATGGAACTAAAATAATTCGATTGTAGACACAGCATAGAATAGGTCAAGATTTAAGATAGCATAGCACTCTACGATAAAGGAAGAAGATCTTGTCAGATTGTTTTAAAGAGATATATGGTTTGATAATGTAGTATGAGTACCCAGTTGAATGAGGAAAGACTAAGCTAGGATGAGACATTGTTGTTTCAAGCTGAATCAACTAATATatcatttagttatttataaggataaaagtaatgtataatatagttttaatgtgTGTGGTTTATTACTGGTATATTAAGATTTGCAACAATtgttaaattaacatataataaatattattttttcagatgaATGCAGAAAAAATTGTCAATGAAGAAAATATGAAAGGATGGACTCAACAACCTCAAAAATCTACGATAACAGCAGAACCGTGTTAAGTTTACATTAAATTCccttgattttgttttaaaaaatactaataatttatacaataaataatatatggtttGTCAAAACTACATTATTCtacaattgaatatttatgtattttctaAAGCATTCCTAGAATATACACCGAGaacaatacttattatatttatttatatatatatttcacttaACAAACTtcctattacaaataaataattgtcaattaaacaataagtatcaaatcatttatttttattgtgggaattaaaaattatttaagcgctcaaaaagtattaacaacattaaaagttttaagaatacatttatttatataagatattttaatcaaatcaaatagttttataataacaaattattagtattttttatatattatataaaattgattaccACTTACCTTATAATGgtgttttactaattattaacttttttaaatatttatttaagaatataattctttgaattattaactattatctttattattaaaagttataagtaattttattgattaaaaaagcTCCGAAGTTAATgacttattcatttttatatgtatttatttatttatttttttttttgtaacattgaACAATACTTTCTtagcttaaaatgtattttaataacataccaATCTAAATAACAAATCATATTCTATGTTTGTTGACATTTTAAGGTCATTTATGTAatttcatattgtttttaacCAAATCACACGACTTAATTAATGACTTTTTTGGTTTATGATACAtattgaattttactatacattaaaatatatttttcaaatattcatttgacaaaataaatattaaattatcttttcataaaaatagaataacattattaattttattttattttattatttaatgtaaatattttatttattaaactaattagaaaagtattatttatctaggtatttttatgacttaaaaattcattacgttgtatttgttaaaaatgttaagtcatCAACTTCTAAGCTCTATTGATTAccatttaacttatattttataaattaattttaggatatttttttcaagaaaatgaaattattgaatcGTTATAAAacaaagataaatatattaatattcttattgttataatattatatgcattattattttatattaataaaaatttttactattttatgtgaatgattaatttgttttgattttttgtaagtacatatttgtaaaattcGATACGGGACTGTTGGTATGAATATTGAAGTTAACAGTAgcaatataaagaataaataaaaaatgttgagagaaaaaaatattcactttgATTACAAATAAGTTGTTCCCAAATGATCTTAAGACAAATCAccttttatgtaaaattattgaaacagTATTTTAAATAGCATGCAAATACatgctaaatataaaaaaaggattttAAATTCCAATGTGGGTGGGGGAGGGGTTAGAGACATATTATACATCACCTGGGTTTTTATTCATCATTTCAAATacgacatttaataatatattgttcacaCTAGTGATTAAGTGaacaatattttgattctaCAATGATgggtgtgttttttttttattttttgaattatattttgctgtaattttttaagaatttattttatcaaaataaaacaaaaatgtgcccttcaaaatattttcctcTTTCATAAtaagtgtttttatataaaggaattcaaaacaatttattttcaattaaataagaatcttttataatataaaaaataacctgTACAACATCCTTTAAATGTGAATTTGATTTTTCGgagaaaaatgttttgtattaattttataaaaaacaaactgaAACTAAAAGctaattcactttaaaatctGATTAACTGACAGGCATTCAGGTGGTGAACAAGCATCttgttttaaaaactgtatgattattgattatctgTTTGTATCAATTCAAAAGTTCAATGGCTGTcctaaaatgataaatatcaaaatatttgtttttatattaaaattgactaAGTAAACTTAAATTGTAGTATGGCCGCATAGATAGTGGGCTATTTTGCTGCATAGTGCCTGATTGATCGAATACTGACTATTAAGTGCAAGAGTGTAAagctattaatataatcattaatcatgtCACTGAactaaattgtgtttaaatgtcTTCATAACATAGACATATTTATGAACATGTGACTTCTtgcattgataaataatttaatcatttttcatttgatCAACATTGAACAAGAAATAttcatgttaaaatattaacaaacaaacaaatattcataattttattatatttacaaaatattcatactatatagtatgtaagccttttaaataaatttttaccaactcactgaataaataacatttttgaggGAAAGCACCATTTACTATATGGTATGTCTATGATTTTGGATTACACATTTTGATCAAACTcgtacaataaatttatagacCAAGTTATACCTAATGTTAGtataatgaatacaattaatttcaaattctatTGGAAAAAaggaaacaatataattaactcaatatatataatatgtatttattaacaaGAAACTTAATACCTACTCATCACAAACATTATAAAGATGTTCTTTAAAGACTGTgtgtaaaaaattatcaataatgcttcaaataataattaacattaacaaACTTTTcatctaacaaaaataaatatcagtgtaagttaaaaataagtaaggaaataagtattttttttactattataatgttaatattttcacaACTCATAACTGTTATACTTATTGGCCAATTAATTAGTTTATCAGTTTGACTTCATATTAATATCAagtaaattaatagatttaataatcTATTAGTTCTTAATTCttgaaaatagataattaaagtAAGTATGTGAAAGTATAATACAAACTTTATTTATagactgtttttaaaatattaagaataaggctttttagttttttcataattttaacaacttaataattcaaaataaaataacattatttaaatttctaataatatacctaattaaaataaacaagaacaaatcataatataaataattatatttaaaaaagttaagaaTAATGAACTGtagatataaaacaattaacattaatttcataattataacaatttaaaacgacctttcaataaaaaaatttatttcaaatttttcaataactaaaatgaattcaaaacaataaattataaaataatatgcattttatatacttttcttgtaaagatttattttgtttcgC
This genomic window contains:
- the LOC132922804 gene encoding protein c-ets-2-B-like — encoded protein: MESAEWHETVFVIGKRTNAGTFDNENCKVFDKNGYCWIVEQEFYKRLELPEDPCKWDQVQVLTWMKWAKNEYNLTNLNITKLTINGKQLTSDNFSWNIAGLENKSLNDDFWTHICLLKTMHKIYIKQNDEECIDICVILNYKNKMYLNSDFNHGVEIWQFLLNLLTDSGYQNVIEWVNNEGTFKIIKPNTISIMWGLVKNNWKMNYNKMAAALRYHYGKGIIERAKGKHVYKFAGDIKTMIGYNPMDMKNMFQQESN
- the LOC132922707 gene encoding protein FAM177B-like isoform X1 produces the protein MSSKPILLKEKPFVDMEDINIQIEPCKTYFSDGCVETAGTDETDLLRGESKTDSNESTNNWPSWLLTKSAVIGSSALNTVDYLGESLANFFGITTPKYQFEINYHNNIMQEMNAEKIVNEENMKGWTQQPQKSTITAEPC
- the LOC132922707 gene encoding protein FAM177B-like isoform X2, encoding MEDINIQIEPCKTYFSDGCVETAGTDETDLLRGESKTDSNESTNNWPSWLLTKSAVIGSSALNTVDYLGESLANFFGITTPKYQFEINYHNNIMQEMNAEKIVNEENMKGWTQQPQKSTITAEPC